The genomic window aattcattcatttttacagttaatttttttcctcatacaATGTAAATTTGCCAACCTGTATAATGTTGGTACGGTGACTTCTCATTTGTTTAGAAATCTGCTTATTTTTCAGCCTATTGGGAATAAGGAGAAGAGGTCTTTGGGGCAGTAAAAAATGTGATAAAATCATGGCTTTTACTCTCTAGAGAACCCTTCCCCCTTTTcaacatcatagatttagatctggaagggtcctcaggccatctagtccaatctcctcattttacaaatgaggaaatggaggcctaCAAAGGTTAAGGAACTTTGCAAAGGTCACATgtgcagttttaaaaaaaaccaattcttCAGAAAGAACCTGTTGACCTTTATTTTGGATACATTTCTCAAACATGTTTATCTCTTTTgttggtggtgtgtgtgtgtgtgtgtgtgtgtgtgtgtgtgtgtgtgtgtgtgtgtgtgtgtgtgtgtacacagagGGTTGAGAGGTTGGCAAGCAAAAAGCTGCTCAAGGCAAATACATTGACAAAAGCAATACTTGGTGAATtgacaggaagaaaagaagcagaaaccttaaaaagcaaagaagaaatcagaaaaatatagGATCTTTTCATGTAGGGTCAAAGAGCCTGCAATTCAATTTACAAACCTTTTTAATACATTCTTATGTGAAAGGCTCTACATACCTCATTAGTTCTTGAGGACCTTGCTAACAACTTAGTGCATTAATACTTGTTTTTGATGATTATCCTTAGCAAGAAatggttgcatttttttttcaatatagtcTGTGAATATAGAAAGTGAAGCTTTTGGCACATAACTAAGCTCTACTCATCTATTTAAATGGAACACTTCatttcaattaatcaacaagtatttattaggtacctacccTATGCCAGGGATCGTGATTGctaggatacaaaaacaaaacaacaacaaaagaaagaaagaaagaaagaaggaaaaaaaaacctctactgttaaggaaaaaaggaatattttttaaatgctttcccAAATAATAAATAGGGTTTCTTGgtttataattcatattttttactttctttgggTGGAATCAAATATTTGGAACAGAGCTTAAAGAATTAGTTCTGGAAAAGAACTTAGAGTTTCTCTatccaggggttcttaacttaaGGTGTATGAACTTGTTTAATATTTTGATTACTGTATTTCTTTACAAttagtttcttttatatttctgtgtattttattttggagatttaaaaactttattcttaGAAAATTTCCAAAGGCATAAGACTGCTAAGAAATTCTATGATTCACAAAAATGTAAGATCTTTTGGTCAgttgaacattttattaataacaaaataataataataatagtaactagcttttgtaatatatatatatatgtatgtatattcctttaaagtttgcaaaatgcttcttatttttatctcatttaaaccaCAAAAACCTTaggagataggtattattatttactgaattttatagatgaggaaaactgagttcATAGGGAAAAGACAGgatttgagatttgaactcaggttctcttaaTTCATCAATTTATAGtgggttaggggcagctaggtgatacagttggtagagcaccagccctggagtcaggaggacctgagttcaaatccagcctcagacacttaacaattacctagctgtgtgaccttcagcaaatcacttaactccattgccttgcaaaaactaaaaataaaataaaataaattacatatatatatatatatatatatatatatatatatatatgtagtgggTTACAgatttacagtttaggaaacttcCAGAGAAATGATATTGACAGTTATTTTATAATCTTGAGCCTCAAAAccattattatcaccattatcacCTTATTGAGGCAACTGAAGCAGAGACTTGCTTGTTTATGCAGTTATTCACTTAGAGGAGTAGAGATGAGACTAATACACTGTGAGTCTCCACTTCCAGCCTAGGGTGTACTCATTGGATTGGATTGCCTCCCTGATGGCTACATTGAATGGAGGGGACTTGAAAGCCTAATAACAACTAATAAAAGGTCATTTTgaagtggttagaacactggcccttgaatcaggaagacctgagttcaaatttgacctcacttgacacttgacacttactagctgtaagatCCTGGACCCTGAGCAACCAACCTAAGTAAATAAATCCAAATATGAATTAATATCATTATGATTTTCAATCTACCTTCATAATGCTTCAGGGCTATTTTCACACAATCTACAATAACTGGGAAATTGGTagcattattattaacattatttacagatgaggaaacaggctctgagaaattaatttttctatcatcctATAGCTAAGTTAAGAATCTGTAGCAGAATTATGGCTTTCGGTCTTCTAACTTTAGTTCTGTCCATGGTTTCATAAGAAGTGTCAACCTCCCTGAGCAAGGTCCACAAAACTCTGACATGCAATCCactcagattaaaatgtaattgggagatTGAATTGGAAAATTGATTGTgtcatattttgattttttttgaagtcaATATCTGTTTCTCTttaacaacagtaacaacaacaacccAGCATTGACTGGAGACCATAGGCTAGTTTAACATGCTTCCTCTTGGGTTTTGAAACTATTTGGAAAGATGGAAAATCCCAAATATTGCAGAATCAGGGATGgtgatttgttattgttgttagtttttaaaatatctccaGTGCCTAGCAGTATACTTATCACATAATAGGaagtcaataaatacttattactgaattaaaataaattatctagcCCAACCCtttagtttacagatgagaaagtccaCAAAAGTTAAGTGGCTTATATGTTATTATAGAGATTTAGTTTACATTCATTAAAACCAAACTAATCATGGTCCCatttctctgcttctctgtctttATTCATGATGTTATTTCTGcctccatatctttttttttttttttttttttaggtttttgcaaggcaaatggggttaagtggcttgcccaaggccacacagctaggtaattattaagtgtctgagaccaaatttgaacccaggtactcctgactccaaggccggtgctttatccactgcgccacctagccgccccctccataTCTTTCAAAAAACTTTTCCCATCCTCCAAATTCAGATGTCCTCTTTTATGAAGTTGTCTCAGATGTCTTCTCTTgcctagctagctagatagatggtacaatggatagtgctggacctggagtcactagctatgtgtccctgggcaagtcacttaaccttgtttgcttcagcttcctcCTCTAATAGCATGTTTATCACAGAATTGTGAGGATGAAAAGAGAATGGTTGAGTTTTGCTTCCTGTGACCTTTAGCCTAAGATATTTCCCCcttggtttcatttataaaaggTTCAGAGGGAGTAGAAAtcagttgaactagatgacttccagGGTCCCTTTGAGCTCTAAATCTGATTCCATGCAAATCTCATTCCATTCTCTCTTAATTAGTTCATCTCCCTTCTAAGGGACTTAGATTAACACTGTGGTATTTTCCCAATAATTATCAAGGGAACTCAATTTTAAAGACATTACCTGATAAAGGTAATCCTTATACTATCCCTTTGTGGAGGATGAGAAAGCCAAGTCTATCCTCATTTTAGATTTTAAGAGACTGGAACACAGATCACCCAGGGTGTGAAATTACACAGAAATGAGGTGATCCTGAACTACTTATGTAACCTGTCAGGGAAGATACAATTGGGTGACTGGAAGAGTGAACTTCTAAATATAAACTGCTCCTTCTAGTTTGTGTACTCTCTTGAAggctgtatataaatataaacacattgGTTAAAATAAGGTTAACACATCACCCACAGTCTTACTTTAAGTGAAAACAGAAAGGGACTGGGTCTTTTTACTCTTTGGTCCTGAAAAAGAGTCTGTAGCTAAAATTGTGTGGCTCACAATCCCAGTCGCCAACAGGAGCTCCTTTAATCTGTAAATCAAGTTGTATCCTCCTCACAGTAGAAACCTCCACTGtctggttttttggttttttttcccctctccccaaatGATCAGACTTAATCATACACAATTTCTTTAACACATACCTGGCAAGTATATATAAACCACTTGTCTCCCAGAATGCATTTTACTAAATGGAGAGTGCCCTTCCACTGACCTTCTTCTCCATGTGCATATTGCATTTACATCAGTGAATACAGAGCTTCTGTCTGGGCAAAGGGGGCTAGGAAGCTAAGTTTCTGCTTTACTTCTTTAGATTCTCAGACTCAGTCTCTAGAGGTCTTACGAAGTCTGTTTTTTGGAGTTCTGTCATAGACCCAGTCTCATCTCATCTAGGTTGGCCTGTTTTTTATGGGAGATGCAAGCCATTCAAATCCAAGTGCTCTTGGCCTCATTCAGCAGTCACTGCTACCAGTGGGACTAATTTCATATTGTACTTGTTCTTTGTGCTTCTTAATTTGAGATCCTCTGAGAATACGAGAGaacttttaattaaaatattttctgagcaaGGTACAGGCCCAACTGGTTTAGTTTTGCTCAGCATTTGATCCATAATAACAAAATTGCCCTTTGTTTTGGGCTTTTGAAAGATCAGGAAGCTACTATGATTTTTCAGAAATACCCTGATTACTTCCAGGGTTTCAACTGGGCATCCTTTTCATATTAGTTGAATGATGACTATCACTTGAAATATGGCACCTtgaatgaagataataaattacaataaaaagaaaccaaaagccTTTATAGGGGAAGGGGTGAAAATTAGGAAGCCTTTGACAGGGATTGATGTTCACATAAATGTGGTGCTGTAAATAATGTGACAGAATGAGAAGTGTGTAGAGGATACTGTGGAATAACACTTAAATTTTTGTATGCCACTGGATAGCTAAGATGCATATTAAAATGGATGGCAGCCATAAATATGAACTTTAAATAGCAATGAGATCATTCCTATCCAAGTTTTTTAGTAGGAAACTATTCAAACCTtcacaaaattgaaaatagaactgcatgaacagaaaaaaatagatttcagatTTATACAGGCTGGATCTCACTTTTAAGCTCAGAATCAAAGGGGGAAGGTATAATTAATTATCTAGTTAATGGAAGTTTACAGACTGTGAATTCAGATCATTTGAAATAATTCTAACATATCTTTGGCCCCAAGATTCACAAAGGATACATAGGATGGGGATCAGCAACTTCTGTGGTCCTCTCATATTTAGGAACTCTAGAAATAGGTAATGCTCATGAGACAAATTGACTCAGTAACAGCAGAAAAGAAAAGGTGAACTAgtagaggaagggaggaagaagaaagaggagaaaaagagaatagatgTTGAATGTGGAACAGGACTTTGCCACATACTAGTCCTTTGGTCAGTTAACTCAAGTGGTATAGAGACCAGAGAATGTCACTGAATGAAAGTTTGTGGTTGGTTTTTCACTCTGCCAGTATATGACTCTATACtttttaataatcaaataatcaagcaagcaataagcattcattaagtgcttgTTGTGTGCCAGGtgataagaattaaaaaaaataaagtaaaagcaatCCATGTCCTCAAGCAGTTTTAATCAGAACATATTAGGAAAATATAGAGATCTAAGGGAACCTTAGACAGGAACACAAGCTCTTTATGCCatatactttttctctttatgaaatagataaatctatGACATATTAACTTCATTATTGTTGTGGGGATCATGAACCTATAGCTGGAAAGgaactcagaagtcatctagttcaattctctcttttttttttttacagaggaggaaactgaggattagaGAGGTCAATCGATTTGTCCAAAATTAGCTATATAAAGTAATTGACAGAGGGagcatttgaatttaggtcctctatCTCCTGGAATATTTTGTATTATGAATTCAgttcaaccaatatttattaatcagtcaatcaataagcaattattggGGTTGCAGTAATTGGACagtaccatctgcatccagaggaaaaaaactatggagtctaaatgcaggcCAAAGCAtactctgttcactttttaaaacttctttttgttttttctctctttctcatgctttctcttctttaattctaattattctttcataacatgactaatgtggaaatttgttaaaTATGATTGCATAAGTCcaatctatattagattattcaCTGCCACAGGTAGGAGGGAGGGTGGGTAAAGTagcagaaaaatgtagaactcagaaacttaaaaaagatgaatgttgaaaactatctttgtaattggaaacaataaaattaaactatagaaaagaaagatttcctaTCCTCAAGTAATTTCCCTTCTTCTTGGACTATGTAgaccttttctccattttttatttgTGAATATAGATATACAAACTAAATTCTGAATACATAGGAAGATTTGTATCTATAGTTTGGAGAATCTAGACCTGAGTTATACTCTCTGTAGTGGgagaacaaaataatataaatgcaaCATACATTCATGGCATGCCAGCTGTCATACCCCATTGGGTAGTTTTTTTGAGGTCCTGAGTGATGCTAAGAGTTAAAAGCATATGGGAATCGAAGGAGGATCAATACTGACACACCCAGAAGATGACACACCCATCTGTACATTGGAACTGTGAGCCTCAAAGGGGCCCACACTAGTATTGTTACTTAGATAACTATTCTTCCTTCCACATCCAGTTATATTTTCATAATCTTGTAATATGCTACCTTTAGTCTTTAAATTATAACTAAAAAGAACTAATTCTGGATTGCTTTGTTTCATTACAGGATGAGTTCGACAAACTCAGACCTCTGTGCTACACCAACACGGACATCTTTTTGTTATGTTTCAGTGTAGTAAGCCCTTCATCTTTTCAGAATGTGAGTGAGAAATGGGTCCCAGAGATTCGCTGTCACTGCCCCAAAGCCCCCATCATACTGGTTGGCACACAGTCAGACCTTCGAGAAGATGTCAAAGTCCTCATTGAACTGGACAAATGCAAGGAGAAGCCAGTGTCTGAGGAGGCTGCCAAACTGTGTGCAGAGGAGATCAAAGCTGCTTCCTACATTGAGTGCTCTGCCTTGActcaaaaaaacctcaaagaggTCTTTGATGCAGCCATTGTGGCTGGCATTCAGCACTCGGACACTCAACAGCAACCAAAGAAATCCAAGAACAGAACTccagacaaaatgaaaaatatttccaaatcttGGTGGAAGAAATATTGCTGTTTGGTATAATGCTGCTGGCCAGAGACCCAGAAAAAGCTAtttttagaaatacaaattagaagcTATATTAGcttaaatgacttttcctttcACTGTATAgaaattatgtatatgtatatatatatatatatatataaatataaatacatgtcACTGTGGGAGAGCTCCATTtatattctttgttctttctcttcaatttattctATGAGCAAAGGGGGCAGACATTTTAtgcaaatgttttttaaagtagATTAAGAATTTTCCAGCAATCTGATCTTTTAAAGTCCCATCACGCCTCATCAGAAGACACTCCAGACCTGGGTAAAGATAAGGgagtttttccattttattttcatatagagCAAGATAAAGGGGCATGATAAATtatgggaggaagaagaaatcttGACTTGCTTTAACAGTGAACTGTGAACAAAGGGCTATCTACTGGCATTTATATTTCTCTGAAATCTGGTGCCTGCTAAAGAGTATTCTTAGTTTTAGAACTCCATGCAGACTgcactttcattaaaaaaaaaaacctgaggaaACTTGCAAAAACTTGTATATGTACAGCCTCAGAGCAACTGTTCAATTCACTTATGTGAGTCAAGGATAAGTGCCTGGCCAAttcagtgggggaggggggaatctaTCCAAGCAGTTATTTGGCATTGTGTAACCCCCTTCCaaagccatgatttaaaaaaaaaatatacttaaatTGGTTATGGGTATTGGGTAGACATAGGTCGGATGGCATGCTGTTGTTGAGTGAGTCTTTTTGGAATGTTTCTTCCATTTGGTTTTAGGAAATTGACCATTTTAATGGAAGCAAAATGTGGCCACTGAACTTCCTGACTTCTAGTCCAAAGGTCTCCTCTTTTAGGCTCTGTAATATGCCTCCTTTCCACTTTGTTCTAACTCCCAGGACAGGACACTCTTTTCTGTGGGAATTAAGTGCTTGCATGGCTAATTTGTACCATCTGTAAGGCATGGGAATACTCTTTTGAAGGGAGGTAGCAAATATTTGTGTGACacaatgtatcttttttttaaaagtcagccTCAGTGTGCtcctcaattttttcctttacataATGGCTTTTTATGCTGCtgattcaacttaaaaaaaaagaatgagaatgaaaaaatatcatGATTACTGGATTTTCAGGAAAGGCATAGATTTTTCCTCATTAGATAGCTTTTTATAAAGAGAGATCATGTTTTGATTCTAGCCCAGGTGTGCTTTTAGAAGGCTTTTAATTTAATCATCTGCTGaggctgctttaaaaaaaaacagctaccCTAAAAAATCCGTGAAAGCATTCAGTTAAATGCAACAGATGACTTTTTCCCAAAGAACTGGCAGTAGAATAGTGCCATGTGTCTTAAGGATCATGAGAATGCTGCTGCCTTGGAAATGGGAGGCTGGTGTTCTAATTGGCTGCAGCTGAGCTCTATGAATAAGGAGACCTGAGCTCACAGTTCCTAGCTTCCTTGCCTTGGGACTCGGAGAGTGTCACTTATTCGAGAGTCATGCAGATTTGCTAGTAGGTGATATTTACAAGGCATTGTTTTTCTTGGAAAATGCCACATCAGCCTTTAACACTCACTGTCTGACATAGAACTGGGTGCagcaggatttttctctttctttctcttttttttttgtctgatcttgcccTGGATTAAGCCAGCTTTTCCATATCCCTGGCAGTATCTAATCTGAAAGGGAATCTTTGTGTAACCATGTGGTAGGAGAGCCCTAACtacttttgcttttatatatttaataggtCCCAACTCATGTTCTCTAGAGGAAGTCCAATaccagtttatatttttttcttgctcttgCTAGTAGCTATCAAAAAAACCTCTTTCAAATATATATGGAACAAAAGATTAACCTGTAAATCTCTTAAATACACATAGGCTCttgttattatttatcttttgttatGATGAAATGGTTGCCATAGTTTTTGGAAATGTTTAGTTACAACCtgaactgattaaaaaaagttGCTTAATTTCTTGTGATTCTTAAGACATActctgttgaatgaatgaattctagACAATTCCTAAGCCTAACTTAGAAGCTATATAAAGCATTGAGTCTTAAAATTGGGAAAATCAGGCCCACACACTTTCCAGTTCTCTAAGTttctacttaaaatatttttatttcttatcaaATGCCTGGTTCTACCCCATTGAAGTTAGAAATGGAGCCAAGAACAGAGCTCAATACTAGTACTTGGGCTTAAAGTTTGATGGGTTATTTTTATGAGTATAGGAATTgtgatattttataatgttttatggAGTGGGAAAGTTAGTATTGAGCCAGAGGTTTCCCTTCATATTTATTTCTCTGTTAAATTAGGCAGGACTGGGAAACTTTGAAAACTTTATGCATGTGTGAGGATAGGAAGTCATTCAATTTCAAAGCCCAGAAAACTTGGTCAATGTAAACTTGCAGCTTGGTAtcgtaatgatttttttttttatcagcacTCTATCTTATAGTGTGCTAGTCTTAAACTCTAGAGCAATATTACTATTTCAGAAAATGTGATGTACCTGAGCccattttgttatcattttttacCATGTGTATATGAACTCAATTCTTGCAACTTTATGAACCCTGTGTTTCTGTTCTTAGATATATTCTGAAAAAACCACAGATAATTTACAAAGccaaaatgaggggaaaaatccTCTATATCTCCTCTTCTCAATATTGTGCCTTACTAAAttgtgtttttctgttttttaagtgTAGGTGATACTGAGTGGAATGTTTCACTTGAAAATGTTATGTGTTGAGTGGTGTGAAATGAATTCCaacatgtatatatttgcatcTGCCTATATTatggaagattttcttttggaaataaaaaaaaattcaaccaccTCTTTAAAAACACTGTATCTGATAAACCTTTTGAAACTTTGGGTTGGGATGCAATAATACAAGTCAATCATTCAATAACTATTAAATGCCAGACATTAAGCTAAATTCTGGAATACAAAGataggcaaaagataatccctatcctcaaggggcctacagtctaatgaggaagacaacatgcaagcaaatattttcaaaatgaattttatgcagaataaataggaaataattaacaacagGAAAGCTCTGGAATCATGATGGGTGGGAGACTTCCTGTACAAGGTGACATTTTaattgggatttgaaggaagtctgattggaggagaaggagaaagaacattcTAAGCATAAGAAACATGGGGGactggagccaagatggcaactggagaagagcctctcctaggtgttctctccaaaatatttcaaaaatcttaaaaaattatgactaaatttttgagagacagaacccactgaaagatccagtgaggcagttgaccagcccaaggtaacctggaaaatagcagaaaaacTACACCATGGGGTTAGAGGGTGGCCCCACCACAGTGAAGTAACTTCAGTCTCCTAGAAACAGCCCCAGGatgcctgggagccatggctcccggCAGCAGAaatagtttcctgacctgcacctgggggagcactgggcacaacttgaaGGTTCAGCAggaagacctctgccagagcaaacacAAAGCCCAGACCCTCAGGGCAATTGCTGAGGCATGGAGGCAGCTCTGgactaggaaacagaagcaggtgccTCCAGGCAGATGCACCCTGAATGcccagcccaccaaaggtaagggagtggagggagactgctgaggtctgccCTCTGTCCCCAGAACAGGACTCTGAGACTctgaccacactcagatcctgatagcagtctaggccccccatagatcaggaacaggccccccccccccagtcccgtggcagaggggtgtgcttgtggtcattcacagaccaggataacagagcctcacacactaaggtccttgtgggggtgtcccaattaaaactcaaaagctcaggaagcaccccaaaagcaggcacaggctggggaaatgagtaagcagagaaaaaaataggaacatcattgagaaatacattgtctatgatcccaagaaggatcaaaatactcagatGAGAAAGAACAAGCTCCTGCAtcgaaagactccaagaaaaatgaaaactgggctcaggctataacagagatcaaaaaagattttgaaaatcaagtaagggagatagaagaaaaattgagaaaagaaatgagagagatgcagataaaacatgaaaacaaagtcagcagcttagtcaaggagatccaaaaaaaaatgctgaagaaaataacatgttaaaaaaccagtttaggtcaaatggataaacagttcaaaaagttattgaggagaggaatgctttaaaaagcagaagtggtcatatggaaaaggagataagaaagctctctgaggaaaacaaatccttcagatgtagaatggagctaaaggaagctgctgactttataagaagtcaagatacaatacttcaacaccaaaagaatgaaaaattagaagaaaatgtgaaacatctcattgaaaaaaacaactgatctagaaaagagattcaggaaagataatttaaaaattattgggatacctaaaagtcatgatcaggaaaagagccttgacctcatttttaaagaattcctaaaggaaaattgccctgatatcttagaagcagggggaaaaatagaaattgagatattcaagaaatcccccccccaaaaaaaaccaacccccagggatattacagccaagttccagaactccaaagtcaaagagaaaataatacaagcagccagaaggacacaattcaaatatcatggagctgcagtcaggatcacacaagatttagcaattacattaagggctcgtagggcttggaatataatattccagaaggcagaggaccttggaatgcaaccaagaatcaactactcagcaaaactgaacatcctcttccaagggaaaagataaacttttaatgaaac from Macrotis lagotis isolate mMagLag1 chromosome 2, bilby.v1.9.chrom.fasta, whole genome shotgun sequence includes these protein-coding regions:
- the RHOU gene encoding rho-related GTP-binding protein RhoU — translated: MPPQQGEAEYISKPVPGRCSCEVPPVPPRRVRSSRGAAAAALGAALGSRCRAGGAERRSVKCVLVGDGAVGKTSLVVSYTTNGYPTEYIPTAFDNFSAVVSVDGRPVRLQLCDTAGQDEFDKLRPLCYTNTDIFLLCFSVVSPSSFQNVSEKWVPEIRCHCPKAPIILVGTQSDLREDVKVLIELDKCKEKPVSEEAAKLCAEEIKAASYIECSALTQKNLKEVFDAAIVAGIQHSDTQQQPKKSKNRTPDKMKNISKSWWKKYCCLV